A DNA window from Gemmatimonadetes bacterium SCN 70-22 contains the following coding sequences:
- a CDS encoding macrolide ABC transporter ATP-binding protein, translating into MVQAPGATPGKDWVIVTRGLKREYDMGGEIVRALRGVDLAIRRNEYVAIMGPSGSGKSTLMNLIGCLDTPTAGEYWLNGTLVSKMSDDELARVRNKEIGFVFQTFNLLPRATALHNVELPLVYAGMSSDERKRRAKLALEQVQLDHRMHHRPNELSGGQRQRVAIARALVNNPSILLADEPTGNLDSQTSEEIMRVFESLADSGQTVIMVTHEPDIAAHARRVVVLRDGVIASDDRRSAFKQSMGIS; encoded by the coding sequence GTGGTCCAGGCCCCCGGTGCGACCCCCGGCAAGGACTGGGTCATCGTGACGCGCGGGCTCAAGCGCGAGTACGACATGGGGGGGGAAATCGTCCGCGCGCTGCGCGGCGTCGACCTGGCCATTCGCCGCAACGAGTACGTGGCGATCATGGGCCCGTCGGGGTCGGGCAAGTCGACGCTGATGAACCTGATCGGCTGTCTCGACACGCCGACGGCGGGCGAGTACTGGCTCAACGGGACGCTCGTCTCGAAGATGAGCGACGACGAGCTGGCCCGCGTGCGCAACAAGGAGATCGGGTTCGTCTTCCAGACGTTCAACCTCCTGCCGCGGGCCACGGCGCTGCACAACGTCGAGCTGCCGCTGGTGTACGCCGGCATGTCGTCGGACGAGCGGAAGCGCCGCGCCAAGCTGGCGCTCGAGCAGGTGCAACTCGATCACCGCATGCATCACCGGCCCAACGAGCTGTCCGGCGGCCAGCGGCAGCGCGTGGCCATCGCCCGGGCGCTGGTGAACAACCCGTCGATCCTGCTGGCCGACGAGCCGACGGGGAACCTGGACTCGCAGACTTCCGAGGAGATCATGCGGGTGTTCGAGAGCCTCGCCGACTCGGGGCAGACGGTCATCATGGTGACGCACGAGCCCGACATCGCCGCCCACGCGCGCCGCGTGGTGGTGCTCCGTGACGGCGTGATCGCGTCCGACGACCGTCGTTCGGCCTTCAAGCAGTCGATGGGCATCTCGTAG